The window TCCAGTACCCGGTCGTACGCTTCGACGCTGTTGATAATCCGAGGGATCCCCGCCAGTTCCTCGCGCGGCGGGTCGTCGGGGTGGAGCCCGAGCTTCACGCCGGCCTCCTCGGCGACCGGGACAACCTCCTCTAGGAAGTACTCAAGATTCCCCCACAGCTCCTCGTGGGTTACGTCGACCGGCGAGCGTCCCTCCGGGAGTCCCTCCATCCGATCGAGGTCGAACCCGGAGGTGAGCGATCCGCCCCGGATCTCGATGTGGACGTCGGTTCGGGCCCAGCGAACGCTCGCCATCCAGTCATAGCAGACGGTGGGTATCCCCAACTCGCCGCAGTCTCGGAGGAACTGTTTGAACGTCTCGATCTCCTCGTCGCGCCCTTCGAGTCCGAGGCGTGTCCGGTCCGTGATTGGGACGCTCCCCTCGATGACAGCGACCTCTAAATCGACGCCCTCGAACCAGTTCACCATGCCGCGCAGCTCCTCGAACTTCCAGAATCGCTTGTCCTCGCCGATCTCCAGCGGGTGGACGACGGCCTTCTCGACGCCCATCTGTGTCGCGAGTTTCCAGCGGTCGTCCGGCTCCGGCGGGAGGATGAGTGCAGGCTCAACCATGTCTCGTCGGTCCATGCGCACCCTGATAACTCTTGGCGACCGCGACGGTTACCGGTCGTTGGGAAACGCGCTCGAGTCCTCGACGCCGAGCACGTTCCCACGTTACCGACCGACACACCGGACGACGACACGCCAGCCGACAGCACCGACCCCCGTCGATGGCGGCGCTCGCTTCCAGCCGCGGCGGTCGGCTTGACCGGGGGACGGGAGCCCGGCGGAGTCGTCCTCGCGTGTCAGTCGGCGTCCGACTCCGGCTCCACGCCGACGGGGTCGTCGGGCGCGTCGAAACTCTCGACCAGCGCGAACTGGGTGAGAACGGCGGCCGCGAACGCCAGCAGACTCCCGACCGCGTAGGTCAGTTCAATGGAGGTGACCGTCGACGCCAGGCCGAACAGCGCCGGCCCGACCATCCCGCCGAACCCCCGCGCGGTCGAACGGAAGCCGATGAGTTCGGACTCGCGGTCGGCGGGGGCGACGTCTCCGATGAACGACACCGCGCCGACCCGGGTCCCCGAGAAGGCTCCCGCGAGCAGGGCCATGCCGACGGCGACGACGACGGCACGTCCGATCGCGGAGGGGACGAACGCCGCCGAGGCCATCGCGGCGGCGAACGCCCCGGAGCCGGCCATCCCGAGCGTGATGAACGGCTTCCGCCCGAGCCGGTCCGCGTACTCGCCCACGAGGTACATCGTCGCGACCTGGCCGGCGGGGTTCACCGCGAGCAACGCGCCCATCAGGAACTCCGAGAGTCCCAACTCTCCGACGATGTACACTGGGAGGAGGCTCGTCGTCCCGAGCACGGTCATGTTCCGGAGCAGGGTGGCGGCGTAGAGCCACATGAGCCCGTTCGTGTAGAGGTGTTCGCGGCCGGCCGCGCTGGGGAACAGCCGCCGCTTCACCTCGCCGCCGAGTTCGCGGGGAGCGACGCGCCGGTGGCGGTCGGGGTTCGGGTCCTCGATCACGAGCGCTGCGAGCAGCACGAGCCCCGAGACCGCGGCGACGACGCCGAACAGTTCCGGCGCGGCGAGCAGGCCAAGCAACACGCCGGCGAACAGCTGTCCGAACGTGAACCCGACCGCCTGCGCGCTCGAGAAGAAGCCGACCGAACGGCCCCGCGCCTGCGCCCCCCCGCGGTCGCTCACGACCGCGAGCATCACGGGGAGGTACCCTGCCGCGAAGGCGGCGTAGACGGTCCGGGCCGTCAACGGGAGCCAGATACCGTCGACGAGAACGAGCGGGAGGGCGGCGATCGCACCCAGAGCCGACACGGCCAGCAGGACGTCCCGCCGACGGCCGGTCACGTCGGCGAGGGCGCCCCAGACCGGCGCGAACGTCATCAGGCCGAAGAAGTACAACGCGAGCACGAGGCTCACTGCGAGCGGGGAGCCGCCACGGCGGCCGATGTAAACGGCCATCGCGGTCCCCATCAGGATCGGTGCGAACTTGCTCGCGGCGGCGGCGACGCCGATCGCCGACCGTTGGATGCGGTCGCTGCCCCGGTCTACCGCGGGGAAGTTCACTGGACGAGCCTCACCACCGGGGCTTGTTGGGCAGCCAGCCCGACCGCCCCGATTCGCTCATCGCGTCGGCGTACTCGGCCGCCATCGACTCCACCGACGAGTACGCGAGCGGGTCGGACTCCTCGTAGCGGTCGCGTGCCCGTTCGACCAGGTCGTCGTCGAGTTCGACCCCGAGACCGGGGTCGTCCGAGAGGCTGATCGTCCCGTCGGATATCTCGACCGGCGCGTCGCGGATCACGTCGTCGGCCATCCACGGGTAGTGGGTGTCGGGGGCGTACCGGAGCGTCGGCATCGCCGCCGAGACGTGTGCCATCGCGGCCATGCTCACCCCGAGGTGGGAGTTCGAGTGCATCCCGACGCCGAGGTCGAACGTCCGAGCGACGGTGTCGAGGCGCCGAGTGCCGCTGAACCCGCCCCAGTAGTGGTGGTCGCTCAGGATGACGTCGACAGCCCCCATCTCGACCGCAGGGGCGATTTCGTCGAACTCGGTGACGTACATGTTCGTCGCCACGGGGTAGTCCACGTGACGCTTCAGTCGGGCGTGCGCGTTCATCGTCGGGACGGGGTCTTCGAGGAACTGAACGTGGAGGTCCCGGTCCCGTAGGCGGTTCGCGATGTCGATGGCGGTCTCCACGCTCCACGTCCCGTTCGGGTCGATGCGAAGGGGTGTCTCGCGGCCGAACTCCTCCGCCAGAAGGTCGAGCGTCCGCAGTTCCGCCTCGGGCGGCAGGACGCCCCCTTTCAACTTCAGCACGTCGAACCCGTATCGCTCGACGAACTCCGTCGCCTCCTCGACCATCGACTCGGGGCTCATCACCTCCTGTGGAGCTATCGCCGCCCCGTTTGGGTCGGAGTCGGCCCCCTTGAAGAAGAGGTACCCGGAGAACTCCACCTCGTCGCGCATCTTCCCCCCGAGCAAGTTGTAGACGGGTTCGCCGACGGCCTTGCCGAGGAGATCGAACAGCGCCACCTCGATGGCCCCGTACGCCATCGGGTCCTGCAGGCGGTGGGCGAGCGGTCGGCGCTCGTGGGGGTTCGCCCCCTCGACCAGATCGACCGCGCGCTCCAGCGCCGATATCACTCGTTCGTCGCCGTAGGTCTCGCCGACACCGACGGTGCCGTCGGCGGTAGTGAGTCGGACGAGCGTCCGTGCGGCGACCTCGCTGTGTGCGCCCCATGAGTTGCGCAGCGGCGGCTCTCGGTGTGCGACCGGGAGTACCTCCATCTCGCGGACTTTCATGTGTCAACTAGGCACACACCGTAGGGCTCATTAAAGCTATTGGTGGGACCCGATTCGACCGATTCCGGCGTCCCGCCGAAGCTTTTTGTGGGTGTGGGTTGTGATGGCACGCGATGATGGAGTACGAATCACTCAAGTCGGACTTACGCGGCGTCGCCTTCACCAACCCCACTCCGTTCTCCGAGGATGGCGGGGACGTCCTCCACGACGAACTCGCCGACCAGGTCGAGTCGCTGCGGGAGGCCGGCGCGCGACTGGTCATCCCCTGTGGCAACACGGGCGAGTACTACTCCCTCTCGAACGACGAGCGCGCCGCGGTGGTCGAGACGACCGCTGACGTGATGGGCGGGGAGGGGTCAGTCGTCGCCGGGCTCGGCGGGAGTCTCCCGACCGCCCGCGGCCTGCTCTCGCGCTACGAGGACGCCGGCGCGGACGCGGTGATGGTGATGCACCCCGTCCACACGTACATCCACCGCGACGGACTCCGGCGGTACTACGAGGAGCTGATCGACGCGACCCACCTCGGCGTGATCCTCTACAAGCGCGGGGACGAACTCGATGACGACCTCATCGCCGACCTCGCCGGCGAGGAGAACGTGGTCGCCGTGAAGTACGCAGTCAACGACGTGAAGGCGTTCTCCAAGGCCGTCGCCACGACCGAGGCCGACGTGGTCTGGTCGAACGGCATCGCCGAGCGCTTCGCCCCCGCCTTCGCCGTCGAGGGTGCCGAAGGGTTCACCACCGGCGTCGGGAACTTCGCCCCGGAACCCGCGCTCGCGCTGATGGACGCCCTGCGCGCGGAGGACTACGAGCGCGCCCGGGAGATTCGTGAACGCTTCCGGCCTTACGAGGACCTCCGCGAGGAGCCCGGCGCGGAGAGTCACCTCTCGGCCGCCAACAACGTCCCCGCGGTGAAGTTCGGGATGGAGCTCGCGGGCCGCTACGGCGGGCCGGTCCGCCCGCCGTTGGTCGACCTCTCCGACGAGGACGAGGAGCGCGCTCGCGAGTACTACGACCACTTGGTGAGCGGCGAGTACTGACCTCGGCGCCCCGTCGCCCGTCCCGGTCGGAAATCGACTGTCGACCCTTCTCTCCTCGTAGCCGAGCGCCGAACCGTCCGCGGCCCGTTTTAGTCGAGGGGACCGGTTCCCGCCCGACCGGAGTCCGTGGCCCCAGTTCAGTCCAGATTCACGGCCGAATCGTACGACGACACCGCCGCGGCCGACGGCTCGTCGGTCTCGACGTCGACGACGGGGGCGGCGAACTCGGCCTCCAGGATGCCGCTCGGGACGCCCAATCTGACCGGCCCGGTCGGCGGCGTCAGCGCCGTCTCCACCCCGCATGCGACCTCGGTGGGTAGGTCGCGCCGGCGCTCGACGTTGACGTTCGCCTTGACGACCTCGTCGTAGGTGTCGGGATCGATCTCGTGGATCGGCCCCTTCCCGCGCTCGTCGGGGTCGACGTTGGCGGAGACATGGAGGATCGGCACCGGGTCCTCGTAGGCGTTCTTCAGGCCGTGCATCGCGTTGGTGTCGCCCGGTCCGGGGACGGTGAGCGTCGCCGCCGGCCGGCCGCCTCGTAGTACCCCCACGCGATGTGCGGGACGGCGGTCTCGTGGCGGGCCATCACGTAGCGCATCTCGTCGTGCTCGACGACCGTCCGGTCGAGCGGGAGCGTCTGCGTCCCCGGGATGCCGATCAGCGTGTCGACGCCGGCGTCGACGAGCGCCTCGTACACGTGGTTGCCGCCCGTCCTCGCCGTCCGGCCGGCGTCGCTCCCCACGGTATCGGTGTCAGTGTCGGCGTCAGTCATGCACACACCGACCGACCCCACCGGATTAGCCTTTTCCCCGTCGCAAGTCGCCGCCCGAGCGCTCCGCCACTCCCGGTCACCGCTCGCCGACTGTTTCGGACTGTCGCCATCCGCTGACGGCCCCACTCGCCGACGGTGTTCGAGGGACAGGTGCCGGAACACGCAGCGGCGACGCCGGGGTCGAGCGAGGACCGACCGTCGCGCTAACGGCCGAGTCGTTCCGGGCCAGAGCGCCGCGGCGGCCGTCCGCGCCGGAGGGTTCTGCAGCAGCGTCTGCAACTGTTTGCAGATCCGACCGCACGAGACGTGCGGTCGAGCGTGTCATGATTTGCAGACGCTACTACAGCGACCCCGACCGCTCCCGGGTACCTGCCGCAGCGACTTTATAGCCTTGCGGATGTGACTGCTCCGCATGCGAATCAGTGACGTCTCCGCTTGGACGATGAGTTCGCCGATCGACCCCCCACAGGAGCGCCGCTTCTACGGCGGGGTCCGTCGGCTCCTGAAGCGCGACGCCGTGCTCGTCCGCCTCGAAACCGCCGACGGTACGGTCGGTTTCGCGCCCGGCGGGGCGAGCAGTTCGGCGATGCGCGAGTACTTCGAGGGCGCCTCCCACGGCGGGTTCGTCGACCTCCTCGAGTCGGACGTCGCAGATGCGGTCGCCGGCGCAGACGCGGACGACCCGACGGAACTCGCGACCCGAATCCGCGACCTGGGGCTGCCGCGGCTCCTCGAGTCGCAGGCGATCTCGGCGGTGGACGTCGCCGCCCACGACGCGTGGGGGAAAGCGGCGGGGACACCCGCCTACGAACTCCTCACCGGGGAGACGGCGGACATCAGCACGTCGCTCCCGTTGTACGCGAGCGCCGGGATGTACATGGAGCCGGAGGGGTACGCCGAGCAGGCCGCAGCCATCCGGGAGCGCGGGTTCGGCGGCTACAAGTACCGACCCGGGCTCGGCCCCGACGAGGACCGCCGGACGCTCCGCCTGCTCCGGAAACGCGTCGGCGACGAGATGGACCTGATGGTCGACGCCCACACTTGGTGGAAGATCGGCGAGTGCTCCTACACGT of the Halococcus salifodinae DSM 8989 genome contains:
- a CDS encoding MFS transporter yields the protein MNFPAVDRGSDRIQRSAIGVAAAASKFAPILMGTAMAVYIGRRGGSPLAVSLVLALYFFGLMTFAPVWGALADVTGRRRDVLLAVSALGAIAALPLVLVDGIWLPLTARTVYAAFAAGYLPVMLAVVSDRGGAQARGRSVGFFSSAQAVGFTFGQLFAGVLLGLLAAPELFGVVAAVSGLVLLAALVIEDPNPDRHRRVAPRELGGEVKRRLFPSAAGREHLYTNGLMWLYAATLLRNMTVLGTTSLLPVYIVGELGLSEFLMGALLAVNPAGQVATMYLVGEYADRLGRKPFITLGMAGSGAFAAAMASAAFVPSAIGRAVVVAVGMALLAGAFSGTRVGAVSFIGDVAPADRESELIGFRSTARGFGGMVGPALFGLASTVTSIELTYAVGSLLAFAAAVLTQFALVESFDAPDDPVGVEPESDAD
- a CDS encoding mandelate racemase/muconate lactonizing enzyme family protein is translated as MRISDVSAWTMSSPIDPPQERRFYGGVRRLLKRDAVLVRLETADGTVGFAPGGASSSAMREYFEGASHGGFVDLLESDVADAVAGADADDPTELATRIRDLGLPRLLESQAISAVDVAAHDAWGKAAGTPAYELLTGETADISTSLPLYASAGMYMEPEGYAEQAAAIRERGFGGYKYRPGLGPDEDRRTLRLLRKRVGDEMDLMVDAHTWWKIGECSYTFDEIVALLDDFGEHDPYWIEEPVEPGDHGAYTRLAERTDLPLAGGESEESSEGLIALVEDGRVDFLQGDVRHHEGFTGTMRAARHCAGRDVRFVPHNFGTNLGLVANAHLTAAAPETRLLEYPVFGDDVAGMYPFPLAEAILDTDLDLENGTLDVPEGPGLGVEVNLDVVEEYPEIEGPWTEFEYDEGVISDGE
- a CDS encoding dihydrodipicolinate synthase family protein, which encodes MEYESLKSDLRGVAFTNPTPFSEDGGDVLHDELADQVESLREAGARLVIPCGNTGEYYSLSNDERAAVVETTADVMGGEGSVVAGLGGSLPTARGLLSRYEDAGADAVMVMHPVHTYIHRDGLRRYYEELIDATHLGVILYKRGDELDDDLIADLAGEENVVAVKYAVNDVKAFSKAVATTEADVVWSNGIAERFAPAFAVEGAEGFTTGVGNFAPEPALALMDALRAEDYERAREIRERFRPYEDLREEPGAESHLSAANNVPAVKFGMELAGRYGGPVRPPLVDLSDEDEERAREYYDHLVSGEY
- a CDS encoding enolase C-terminal domain-like protein — translated: MKVREMEVLPVAHREPPLRNSWGAHSEVAARTLVRLTTADGTVGVGETYGDERVISALERAVDLVEGANPHERRPLAHRLQDPMAYGAIEVALFDLLGKAVGEPVYNLLGGKMRDEVEFSGYLFFKGADSDPNGAAIAPQEVMSPESMVEEATEFVERYGFDVLKLKGGVLPPEAELRTLDLLAEEFGRETPLRIDPNGTWSVETAIDIANRLRDRDLHVQFLEDPVPTMNAHARLKRHVDYPVATNMYVTEFDEIAPAVEMGAVDVILSDHHYWGGFSGTRRLDTVARTFDLGVGMHSNSHLGVSMAAMAHVSAAMPTLRYAPDTHYPWMADDVIRDAPVEISDGTISLSDDPGLGVELDDDLVERARDRYEESDPLAYSSVESMAAEYADAMSESGRSGWLPNKPRW
- a CDS encoding mannonate dehydratase produces the protein MVEPALILPPEPDDRWKLATQMGVEKAVVHPLEIGEDKRFWKFEELRGMVNWFEGVDLEVAVIEGSVPITDRTRLGLEGRDEEIETFKQFLRDCGELGIPTVCYDWMASVRWARTDVHIEIRGGSLTSGFDLDRMEGLPEGRSPVDVTHEELWGNLEYFLEEVVPVAEEAGVKLGLHPDDPPREELAGIPRIINSVEAYDRVLDIVDSPHNGVTFGQGNFAAMGADIPEAIRHFGDRIVFAHFRDVEGDADGFVETWHDDGPTDMVEAMRAYHEVDFDGVIRPDHVPTMAGEQNDNPGYETKGRLFTIGYMKGLLESVEKER